CCACGCAAGACCGACGACGACGTCGACTCGGACAGCCTTGAAGAACTGAAGGCCCGCCGGAACGACAAGTCGACCTCGACCGTCGACGTCGACGAGTTCGAGGCCGCCGAAGGCCTGGAGCTTCCCGGCGCCGACCTCTCGAACGAGGAGCTGGCCGTCCGGGTCCTGCCCAAGCAGGCCGACGAGTTCACCTGCATGAGCTGCTTCCTCGTGCACCACCGCAGCCAGCTGGCCCGGGAGAAGAACGGCCAGCCGATCTGCCGCGACTGCGACTGAGACCGGCTCGGCCGTGGCAGGCGACACACCGTCCCGGAAGCGGCGTCTGCGGCTCCCCCGGAGCCCGGAGACGCACAAGGGCGGCCAGGGCACGGCAGAGGGCGCCCAGGAGGCACCTGAAGCCGAGCGCCCCGGCTCCCTGCCCTCCCTCGGCGCACGTGACGACGAGCGAGGCCTCCCGGCCTCGCTCGAGGCGGTCATCGAGATCGCCGAGACGGATCCGG
This is a stretch of genomic DNA from Streptomyces sp. R44. It encodes these proteins:
- a CDS encoding DUF4193 domain-containing protein: MATDYDTPRKTDDDVDSDSLEELKARRNDKSTSTVDVDEFEAAEGLELPGADLSNEELAVRVLPKQADEFTCMSCFLVHHRSQLAREKNGQPICRDCD